In the genome of Leptospira tipperaryensis, one region contains:
- a CDS encoding TerC family protein, translated as MNQVNSGELTLIGIFTVVLGLLIYLDLFVLNKRAHKIPLRESVYWSLFWFSLAISFSVLIFVMDHGPNDPDAGKTKALEFITGYLLEYSLSVDNLFVFIMVFQKFRITPQYQPLILKWGIIGALIFRAFMIFVGAELISVFSWILYLFGILLLYTAVKMYVHKEEEEDFHPESSPIIKFAKKILPMTHAHHPEKFVVKEHGNYLFTSTFITLLVVEFSDIMFALDSIPAIFSITTDAFIVYTSNIFAILGLRSLYFMLSGVMELFVFLKKGVSVLLAFVGFKLLLPLFSTYVFGHEIHIPILVSLGVIVGTLTLSILASVPHYLKTKNGN; from the coding sequence ATGAACCAAGTAAACTCCGGAGAATTGACGTTAATTGGAATCTTTACCGTGGTTTTGGGACTGCTCATCTATCTTGATCTCTTTGTTCTCAACAAACGAGCTCATAAAATTCCTCTGAGAGAATCCGTTTATTGGTCTCTTTTCTGGTTTAGTCTCGCGATTTCGTTTAGCGTTTTGATTTTTGTAATGGATCACGGCCCGAACGATCCGGATGCGGGAAAAACAAAAGCCCTCGAATTTATCACCGGTTATCTTTTGGAATATTCTCTTTCCGTGGACAATCTTTTTGTCTTTATCATGGTCTTTCAAAAGTTCCGGATCACACCTCAGTATCAACCTCTGATTCTCAAATGGGGAATCATCGGAGCTTTGATCTTTCGAGCCTTTATGATTTTTGTCGGCGCGGAGCTCATTTCCGTTTTCAGTTGGATCCTATATCTGTTCGGAATTCTTCTTCTTTACACCGCCGTGAAGATGTATGTTCATAAGGAAGAAGAGGAAGACTTTCATCCGGAATCTTCTCCGATCATCAAGTTTGCGAAAAAAATTCTTCCGATGACACACGCGCATCACCCTGAAAAGTTCGTAGTCAAGGAACACGGAAACTATCTTTTTACTTCCACGTTCATCACGTTGCTCGTCGTCGAGTTCAGCGATATCATGTTCGCCTTGGATTCCATCCCGGCGATCTTTTCGATCACGACCGACGCGTTTATCGTTTATACTTCGAATATCTTTGCGATCCTCGGTCTTCGTTCTCTCTACTTTATGCTCTCGGGTGTGATGGAACTTTTTGTATTTCTGAAAAAAGGAGTGAGCGTTTTACTCGCGTTCGTAGGATTCAAACTTCTCCTTCCTCTTTTTTCCACTTACGTTTTCGGACACGAGATTCATATCCCGATCCTTGTGTCTTTAGGAGTGATCGTAGGAACTCTTACACTTTCGATTCTGGCATCCGTTCCCCATTATCTCAAAACCAAAAATGGAAATTGA
- a CDS encoding lysoplasmalogenase, with translation MILLLFSIASIAHFLALYFAPGEIALKLGTKIVPILILIFFSVFEGNWKDRSGKYVFIGLIFSLFGDTFLALPGNYFVFGLGSFLVAQVLYSIGFSVGNPVHVVRLIPYFVFGLLFYTWILPGMGASLYVPVAVYVSAICVMGWRASSRECPKPEFWKSFFGSLIFIASDSLIAMGKFLSLPIPWIGIWIMLTYYAAQFLIYESVEEN, from the coding sequence ATGATTCTACTGTTATTTTCCATCGCTTCCATAGCGCACTTCCTCGCACTCTACTTTGCACCGGGAGAAATCGCTCTCAAGCTGGGAACAAAAATTGTTCCGATTCTTATCTTGATTTTTTTCTCAGTCTTCGAAGGGAACTGGAAAGACCGTTCCGGAAAATACGTTTTTATCGGTTTGATCTTCTCGCTTTTTGGAGATACGTTCTTAGCTCTTCCCGGAAATTACTTCGTCTTCGGACTCGGTTCTTTTCTTGTTGCTCAGGTTTTATATTCGATCGGATTTTCGGTCGGGAATCCAGTGCACGTAGTTCGACTGATTCCTTACTTTGTATTTGGGCTTTTATTCTACACTTGGATTCTTCCGGGAATGGGTGCTTCTTTGTATGTGCCTGTCGCAGTCTATGTAAGTGCGATCTGCGTGATGGGTTGGAGGGCTTCTTCCAGAGAATGTCCCAAACCCGAATTCTGGAAATCTTTTTTCGGGTCTTTGATCTTCATCGCATCCGACAGCTTGATCGCGATGGGAAAGTTTCTGTCACTTCCAATCCCTTGGATCGGAATTTGGATCATGTTAACATACTACGCGGCTCAATTTCTGATCTATGAATCCGTGGAAGAAAATTAA
- a CDS encoding ferritin-like domain-containing protein, whose translation MNIKPLKETTFLEAVAAAIQHEKDYFEFYMSTYEKLPPGNTKELFERLAEEVDDHIKFITELYEQAEGSELPNLKQLTAIHKFHDSTLQRIMNKVERTISGPGSKDAHEALELAIREAENSVSFYEKLANKFEDVNIKSLFTKLKDYNHNYQSLLETELNGLDQSGSGQQGTFFWDEQAEEVAKAEAKPAKSAAAPKKPKAPVAKPTPVVKPAPTPTAKKAATPAPKKSASKSVAKKAAPKKKAAVKKTAPKPKKAVKKSVPKKAAPKKKIAPKKKAAAKAKKKR comes from the coding sequence ATGAATATTAAACCCTTAAAAGAAACGACATTTTTAGAAGCGGTAGCAGCCGCGATTCAACACGAAAAGGATTACTTCGAGTTTTATATGAGCACGTATGAAAAGCTTCCTCCCGGAAATACGAAAGAGCTTTTCGAAAGACTCGCCGAAGAAGTGGACGATCATATCAAGTTTATTACAGAATTGTACGAGCAAGCCGAAGGTTCCGAACTTCCGAACCTAAAACAACTTACCGCGATTCATAAGTTTCACGATTCCACTCTTCAGAGAATAATGAACAAGGTGGAGAGAACGATCTCCGGTCCGGGAAGTAAGGACGCACACGAAGCTCTGGAACTCGCAATTCGAGAAGCTGAAAACAGCGTTTCTTTTTACGAAAAACTCGCGAACAAATTTGAAGACGTGAACATCAAATCCCTCTTCACAAAACTCAAGGACTACAATCACAACTACCAATCTCTTCTGGAAACGGAATTGAACGGATTGGATCAATCCGGTTCCGGACAACAGGGAACTTTTTTCTGGGACGAACAAGCCGAAGAAGTAGCAAAGGCGGAAGCAAAACCGGCAAAGAGCGCGGCAGCTCCGAAAAAACCGAAAGCCCCCGTCGCAAAACCGACGCCTGTGGTAAAACCGGCTCCAACTCCAACCGCAAAAAAAGCGGCGACACCGGCTCCTAAAAAATCCGCGAGCAAATCGGTTGCGAAAAAGGCTGCGCCTAAGAAGAAAGCCGCTGTGAAAAAGACAGCGCCAAAACCGAAAAAAGCAGTAAAGAAGTCCGTTCCAAAAAAAGCGGCTCCCAAGAAAAAGATCGCTCCGAAAAAGAAAGCGGCAGCTAAAGCTAAGAAAAAAAGGTAA
- a CDS encoding aminotransferase class V-fold PLP-dependent enzyme: MSSTAITDWNKIQDIYPVNQEMIWLNNCGTTPCNSNTIDSVQEYLEGYAKKGVLTEVRKYTNVKNSIRKIIAGLINCDPEELCVIHNTNEGMNFLSLGFRLKTGDEILLLENEYPSNIYPWEHWKEKGVKIGTIPMASTPDQFLDNLKAAVSSHTKIVSLSAVHWCTGMPFPLEEIGNFLDSKGIDFVLDGAQGVGLVPIDVKKMKLKYIAFPAWKWLLGPLGLGMLYIQQDKIDTLAFPFKGTGSVVNDEVYLPYRAELKPGADRYEISSGNFLDWVYFQSTLEMLQKIGFHSVMERIYELADYLSEGMKGIGFQMELDHFPDYRTGIVVGYKEGISMEELVSYLKKNGVMCALRLGKVRFSPHIYNRKDQLDRVVELLGNFS, encoded by the coding sequence ATGTCGTCTACGGCGATCACAGATTGGAATAAAATCCAAGACATCTATCCGGTAAACCAGGAGATGATCTGGTTGAACAATTGCGGAACCACTCCTTGCAATTCCAACACGATCGACTCGGTTCAAGAATACTTGGAAGGATACGCAAAGAAGGGAGTTCTAACGGAAGTTCGAAAGTATACGAACGTAAAAAATTCGATCCGAAAAATCATTGCCGGGTTGATCAACTGCGATCCGGAAGAACTCTGCGTCATTCACAACACAAACGAAGGAATGAACTTTCTTTCCTTGGGTTTTCGTCTCAAGACAGGAGATGAAATTCTTCTATTAGAAAACGAATATCCGAGCAATATCTATCCTTGGGAACACTGGAAAGAAAAAGGCGTTAAAATCGGAACCATTCCGATGGCGAGCACACCGGATCAGTTTCTGGACAATCTCAAAGCTGCGGTTTCTTCTCACACCAAGATTGTTTCCCTTTCCGCAGTTCACTGGTGTACGGGAATGCCGTTTCCACTGGAAGAAATCGGGAACTTCTTAGATTCTAAAGGAATCGATTTTGTTCTCGACGGAGCGCAGGGAGTAGGTCTTGTTCCGATCGACGTAAAAAAGATGAAACTGAAATACATCGCCTTTCCCGCTTGGAAATGGCTACTCGGTCCTTTAGGACTCGGGATGTTGTACATCCAACAAGATAAGATCGACACGCTTGCTTTTCCGTTTAAGGGCACCGGTTCCGTGGTCAACGACGAGGTCTATTTACCTTATCGCGCGGAACTCAAACCGGGAGCGGACCGTTATGAAATCTCCAGCGGGAACTTTCTGGATTGGGTTTACTTTCAATCCACGCTCGAAATGCTTCAAAAAATCGGATTTCATTCCGTGATGGAAAGAATCTACGAACTCGCCGATTATCTTTCGGAAGGAATGAAAGGAATCGGATTCCAGATGGAACTCGATCATTTTCCGGATTACAGAACCGGAATCGTGGTCGGCTACAAAGAAGGAATTTCGATGGAAGAACTCGTTTCTTATCTCAAGAAGAATGGAGTGATGTGCGCTCTTCGTCTCGGAAAGGTTCGATTCTCACCTCATATCTACAATCGAAAAGATCAACTGGATCGAGTCGTGGAATTGCTCGGAAATTTTTCTTAG
- a CDS encoding bile acid:sodium symporter family protein encodes MAINKFQKISEIGTLLFPVWVLTGSILSFFYPEWFTWFTGPWITYGLGVTMLGMGITLLPQDFKDVFKTPIPVFAGVILQYTVMPLSGWGIGILLDLPAPLATGLIVVSCCPGGVASNVITYLAKGDLALSVSMTASSTILSVFMTPMLTLLLIGQGVKASAGGLFFDTFQVVILPVALGVLLNSYLPKISKKIQTVSPLVAVFLITMIVSSILGAGREKILQSAGILILGVVSLHASGFFFGYVLSWILIRNRKTARTISIEVGMQNSGLGVVLSRNNFPDPLVAIPAAISSLVHSLIGSLLAAFWRKSDPDGEK; translated from the coding sequence TTGGCGATAAACAAATTTCAGAAAATCAGCGAGATCGGAACCTTATTGTTTCCGGTCTGGGTTTTGACCGGTTCCATTCTTTCCTTCTTTTACCCGGAGTGGTTTACGTGGTTCACCGGACCTTGGATCACCTACGGGCTCGGGGTAACGATGCTCGGAATGGGAATCACACTTTTACCTCAGGACTTCAAAGACGTTTTCAAAACTCCGATTCCTGTTTTTGCGGGAGTGATCCTTCAATACACAGTGATGCCTCTTTCCGGATGGGGAATCGGAATTCTTCTCGATCTTCCCGCACCGCTCGCGACCGGACTCATCGTAGTATCCTGTTGTCCCGGAGGTGTGGCGTCTAACGTCATTACCTATCTCGCAAAAGGAGATCTCGCTCTTTCGGTTTCGATGACCGCGTCTTCCACCATTCTTTCCGTCTTTATGACCCCGATGCTTACCTTACTTTTGATCGGGCAGGGTGTAAAAGCATCCGCGGGAGGATTGTTCTTTGATACGTTTCAAGTGGTGATCCTTCCCGTAGCTTTGGGAGTATTATTGAATTCTTATTTACCCAAGATTTCAAAAAAGATTCAGACCGTTTCTCCTTTGGTCGCGGTCTTTTTGATCACGATGATCGTATCCTCGATTTTGGGAGCGGGAAGGGAAAAAATTCTTCAGTCGGCAGGAATTTTGATTCTGGGAGTTGTGAGTTTGCACGCTTCCGGATTCTTCTTTGGTTATGTGCTTTCCTGGATTCTGATCCGAAATCGAAAGACCGCGAGAACGATTTCCATCGAAGTCGGAATGCAAAACTCGGGACTCGGAGTTGTTCTTTCGCGGAATAATTTCCCTGATCCGTTAGTCGCCATTCCAGCCGCGATTTCCAGCTTAGTCCATTCCCTCATCGGAAGTTTATTGGCGGCTTTCTGGAGAAAATCGGATCCGGATGGAGAAAAATGA
- a CDS encoding helix-turn-helix transcriptional regulator, with the protein MAALANVSCLIENIGRDHRFHKLMTVFYLAIGVQNATTAAMCTASTEELGLAWWIFQCHSFFILSPVLVGMASFCTGRKILNRFTIFVFVIALVFDFLCASFPRVFIAGFKSFQFGLAPLVSPIGGAMGIGIHVLSISVCIYFFLRPVEWNVFFEKRFFIGVFLLWWSALFTNFLPLYGMDLPPLHPVADAALSVILSVYLNRHNAGRASLLRIGANILISIAIGVTIGMFFWSVLKSVPFREIYVTAISSFSACSFMAFLFFHSYENEKLLLVPGLNLEGYGLSKQEIRICELLEAGHSRTFIQLILNVSNGTLRNHLKNIYAKVLPESKSTSKDQLQRLTILLSKRKENGKPR; encoded by the coding sequence ATGGCTGCGCTTGCGAATGTCAGTTGTTTGATCGAAAATATAGGTCGGGATCATCGATTTCATAAGTTGATGACGGTTTTCTATCTCGCGATCGGAGTTCAAAACGCAACGACGGCCGCGATGTGTACCGCATCTACGGAAGAACTCGGATTGGCTTGGTGGATCTTTCAGTGCCATTCTTTTTTTATTCTTTCTCCTGTGCTTGTCGGGATGGCAAGTTTTTGTACGGGAAGAAAAATTCTGAACCGGTTTACGATTTTTGTTTTTGTGATCGCTCTCGTTTTCGATTTTCTCTGCGCTTCTTTTCCTCGGGTTTTTATTGCTGGTTTTAAGTCTTTTCAATTTGGTCTGGCCCCTCTTGTTTCTCCGATCGGAGGCGCGATGGGGATCGGGATTCACGTGCTATCGATTTCCGTTTGTATTTACTTTTTTCTAAGACCGGTGGAGTGGAACGTGTTCTTTGAAAAACGTTTCTTTATAGGTGTGTTTCTTTTGTGGTGGTCCGCGCTTTTTACAAATTTTCTACCGTTGTATGGAATGGATCTTCCTCCTTTGCATCCGGTCGCGGACGCAGCGCTTTCGGTGATTCTTTCCGTTTATCTAAATCGACACAACGCGGGAAGAGCGAGTTTGCTTAGAATCGGTGCGAACATTCTCATTTCGATTGCGATCGGAGTCACGATCGGAATGTTCTTCTGGTCTGTTCTTAAATCCGTTCCGTTTCGGGAAATTTACGTTACTGCGATTTCATCGTTTAGCGCGTGTTCGTTTATGGCGTTTCTTTTTTTCCATTCTTACGAAAACGAAAAACTTTTATTGGTTCCGGGTTTAAATTTGGAAGGTTACGGACTTTCCAAACAAGAGATTCGAATCTGCGAACTTCTGGAGGCGGGCCACAGCCGAACTTTTATTCAATTGATCCTGAATGTTTCCAATGGAACTTTGAGAAACCACTTGAAGAATATTTACGCCAAAGTTTTACCGGAATCCAAATCCACTTCTAAGGATCAGTTACAAAGATTGACGATTCTTCTTTCAAAGCGGAAAGAAAACGGGAAACCGCGTTAA
- the rpmG gene encoding 50S ribosomal protein L33, whose protein sequence is MREIIKLVCQEPGCSKGKSTYLLTKNKKAKTEKLVTKKFCKFCRKHTEYKETKV, encoded by the coding sequence ATGAGAGAAATTATCAAGCTCGTTTGTCAGGAACCAGGTTGTTCAAAGGGAAAGAGTACTTATCTTCTCACTAAGAACAAAAAGGCTAAAACCGAAAAACTGGTAACTAAAAAGTTCTGCAAATTTTGCAGAAAACACACCGAATACAAGGAAACCAAGGTCTAA
- a CDS encoding TraR/DksA family transcriptional regulator, with amino-acid sequence MTAKKPAPAYDKKALQEIKELLLERKNTLLEKYAHWEDNSKPSGLKEMGDIADIASEINEETLSSVLSEAEIETIREIDVALDKIEDGTYGICEGTGKKIPIARLKAIPWTRYTVEFAETLSRGKGGFMRKSNAGSLTGAYKIPTDLDSMDE; translated from the coding sequence ATGACTGCAAAAAAACCAGCACCCGCATACGACAAAAAAGCTCTTCAAGAAATCAAAGAGCTTCTTCTCGAGAGGAAAAATACTCTCCTGGAAAAGTATGCCCACTGGGAAGATAACAGCAAACCTTCCGGCCTGAAAGAAATGGGCGATATCGCGGATATCGCTTCTGAAATCAATGAAGAGACCCTTAGTTCAGTTCTTTCCGAAGCGGAAATCGAAACCATTCGTGAAATTGATGTCGCTTTAGATAAAATTGAAGACGGAACTTACGGAATCTGCGAAGGAACCGGAAAGAAAATTCCGATCGCACGTTTGAAAGCGATTCCTTGGACTCGTTATACCGTTGAATTTGCGGAAACTCTTTCCAGAGGGAAGGGTGGTTTTATGCGCAAGAGCAACGCGGGCAGCCTCACAGGCGCCTATAAAATTCCGACCGACCTGGATTCGATGGACGAATAA
- a CDS encoding PrsW family glutamic-type intramembrane protease, producing MFLFLGFEEVLLTILKFGTAIFAAGFYWFFYRNTYYHPERISFDLSAIFSGVFTIGLAIFPEILAQSYLSETSHFVRAFAGSSLLEEVPKLLVILWYFKGLKNVYNTSDGIYFGLTLGATFGLLENLLYSPILDFWPLFLRAVTSLPIHTFTGGIYGYAVLEYYQSRPSSFNFLGIFYSLIGCFLLHGTFNYILLIDGDSILLLPLVLASGFFILEYMLTISQNILPMEVLQSIGLFKDDYKVVSKFTRYDSWLRASQSLEQKKITIPFFRNLSKGRIVVSSVLFLIPVLLYSIYLKYPERIPVLLEGIRISEFIGLFLVYPIWLCILILSRGILNPRFFRERILRIPLFIAVSIVQEEREYHSLAYSLSKKGFYSPVDKSLQIGDRVYVTFYVAGKEFQNILAIPVWLNVREGDPEFESGAVFIFVSPPWKLLFWRLSVRAKQQLHNLIKLQGEGSAHSI from the coding sequence ATGTTCCTCTTTTTAGGATTCGAAGAAGTCCTCCTCACCATCTTAAAATTCGGCACTGCGATTTTCGCCGCCGGGTTCTACTGGTTTTTTTACCGCAACACTTACTATCACCCCGAACGAATCAGCTTTGACCTCTCCGCAATTTTCTCCGGAGTATTTACTATAGGACTTGCCATCTTTCCCGAAATTTTGGCTCAGAGTTATCTGAGTGAAACTTCGCATTTCGTAAGAGCTTTTGCGGGAAGTTCCCTTTTGGAAGAAGTCCCGAAACTACTCGTGATCCTCTGGTATTTCAAAGGTTTGAAAAATGTTTATAATACTTCGGACGGAATCTACTTCGGACTTACGTTAGGCGCAACCTTTGGGCTTCTGGAGAATCTTCTCTATTCCCCGATTTTGGATTTCTGGCCCCTGTTTCTGCGCGCGGTGACTTCGCTCCCGATCCACACATTTACTGGAGGAATTTACGGATACGCCGTATTAGAATACTATCAATCCCGACCCTCTTCCTTTAATTTTTTAGGAATCTTCTACAGCCTGATCGGTTGTTTTCTTTTACACGGAACCTTTAATTATATTTTACTCATAGACGGAGATTCGATTCTTCTTTTACCTTTGGTTTTAGCATCCGGATTTTTTATCTTAGAATATATGCTGACGATTTCACAAAATATTCTCCCCATGGAAGTTTTGCAGTCGATAGGACTTTTTAAAGACGACTATAAGGTCGTTTCCAAGTTTACGAGATACGATTCCTGGTTGCGTGCCAGTCAGAGTTTGGAACAAAAAAAAATCACGATTCCCTTTTTTAGAAATTTGTCCAAGGGAAGGATCGTCGTGTCGTCGGTTTTATTTTTAATCCCCGTCCTATTATATTCTATTTATCTAAAGTATCCCGAGAGGATCCCGGTTCTATTGGAAGGAATTCGTATTTCCGAATTTATCGGACTTTTTCTGGTTTATCCGATTTGGCTTTGTATTTTAATCCTATCCAGAGGAATTTTAAATCCGAGATTTTTTCGGGAAAGAATTTTAAGAATCCCCTTGTTCATCGCAGTTTCGATCGTTCAGGAGGAAAGGGAATATCATTCGTTAGCTTATTCTCTTTCCAAAAAGGGATTTTATTCTCCGGTCGATAAGTCGTTGCAGATAGGAGATCGAGTCTACGTAACCTTTTACGTCGCGGGAAAAGAATTTCAGAATATTTTAGCGATCCCGGTTTGGTTGAACGTGAGAGAGGGTGATCCCGAGTTTGAATCGGGAGCCGTTTTTATTTTCGTAAGTCCGCCTTGGAAACTTCTTTTCTGGAGATTGTCTGTAAGGGCCAAACAACAATTGCACAATCTAATCAAACTTCAAGGCGAGGGATCAGCGCACTCGATTTAG
- a CDS encoding LruC domain-containing protein: MKKLILLLLALSIFAACNQKKKGALWPLLFLLNSNTPTANTASGASTEIASASNGGTVIIVDNNAGNSTIPSPNSTSTPSSTPSSSSDNVVTTPTTTTGSSDSTSENAGSSSSTDTTSNSGTSSGGTDNSGGGTTTTPEVTGVITVSDQVGTPVFNYNTVQTIPLNLVVVDKQSKPVSGATVIVSDNLGNILFQGVSDSSGVVSGTITVETSLGQITLEITVGGESISNIINLINVIGISREIKYEILLPVVTAPTDTDKDGVPDTLDSYPQDPTRATRIRVPAEGVSTVAYEDLYPSAGDADLNDYVVHIHNEEDLNAAGEVIRLRGTYQHVARGAGYRHTFHLKLPVSVGASFSRKVVREDGKEVTALNTKKVSSSDLNQGIQIHEESNQTVSNPNVNPGGVFKPGHIATIEIVFDSPVKKTVLGSYPYDIFIKVINTGKEIHFSGLYKNANGTDQYLDSNHFPWAILVPGTWKYPYEGLDIRNDSQSGYKEFNLWVVSNGTSYKDWYKHITNQAKVFPVPEDDSGLLGFLLLGVKENGILIAILLMAGGAAAAFLLKRRTLSRA, translated from the coding sequence ATGAAAAAACTCATTCTTCTGCTGCTTGCTTTGAGCATCTTTGCAGCTTGTAACCAAAAAAAGAAAGGCGCGCTTTGGCCTTTGTTATTCTTATTGAACTCCAATACGCCGACTGCGAATACTGCGTCCGGTGCGAGCACTGAAATTGCGTCCGCTTCGAACGGAGGGACGGTTATTATCGTTGATAATAATGCCGGAAATAGTACGATCCCATCTCCAAATTCAACATCGACTCCGAGTTCCACACCGTCTTCCTCTTCGGACAATGTTGTTACAACTCCTACAACTACGACGGGAAGTTCCGATTCCACTTCGGAGAATGCCGGAAGCTCTTCTTCTACGGACACGACTTCGAATTCAGGAACTTCTTCCGGTGGTACGGACAATTCCGGCGGAGGAACGACAACGACTCCGGAGGTAACGGGAGTGATCACCGTGAGCGATCAAGTAGGAACTCCTGTATTCAATTACAATACGGTCCAGACGATTCCTCTCAACCTCGTAGTTGTGGATAAACAATCAAAACCGGTAAGCGGCGCGACTGTGATCGTTTCGGACAATCTTGGAAACATTCTTTTTCAAGGAGTTTCCGATAGTTCCGGCGTGGTTTCGGGAACGATCACCGTGGAAACTTCTCTCGGTCAGATCACGCTTGAGATCACAGTAGGCGGAGAATCGATTTCCAATATCATCAATCTGATCAATGTCATCGGTATCAGCCGTGAAATCAAATACGAGATTCTTTTGCCGGTTGTTACAGCTCCTACAGATACCGATAAAGACGGAGTTCCGGATACATTGGATTCTTATCCTCAAGATCCTACGAGAGCGACACGGATCCGAGTTCCAGCAGAAGGAGTAAGCACCGTCGCGTATGAAGATCTCTATCCAAGCGCAGGCGACGCGGACTTAAACGACTACGTGGTCCATATTCACAACGAAGAAGATCTAAACGCGGCCGGAGAGGTGATACGACTGAGAGGAACCTATCAACACGTAGCAAGAGGAGCCGGATATAGACATACGTTCCATCTAAAACTCCCGGTTTCCGTAGGAGCTTCCTTTTCCAGAAAAGTGGTTCGTGAGGACGGAAAAGAAGTCACCGCGTTGAACACGAAGAAAGTTTCGTCTTCGGATCTGAACCAAGGAATTCAGATTCATGAGGAATCCAACCAGACTGTTTCGAATCCGAACGTAAACCCAGGTGGGGTTTTCAAACCGGGTCATATCGCTACGATCGAAATCGTGTTTGATTCTCCAGTCAAAAAGACCGTGCTTGGAAGTTATCCTTACGATATTTTTATCAAAGTGATCAACACAGGAAAGGAGATTCACTTTTCCGGACTTTATAAGAATGCGAACGGGACCGACCAGTATTTGGATTCCAATCATTTTCCTTGGGCGATTTTGGTTCCTGGAACCTGGAAGTATCCGTATGAAGGTCTGGACATTCGTAACGACTCACAATCCGGTTATAAAGAATTCAACCTCTGGGTCGTTTCCAATGGAACTTCTTACAAGGATTGGTACAAACATATCACCAACCAAGCGAAAGTTTTCCCGGTTCCCGAAGATGATTCCGGTTTACTTGGATTCTTACTTTTGGGAGTGAAGGAGAATGGAATTCTGATCGCGATTCTTCTGATGGCGGGTGGCGCGGCCGCAGCCTTTCTTTTGAAAAGAAGAACTCTTTCTAGAGCTTAA
- the ubiE gene encoding bifunctional demethylmenaquinone methyltransferase/2-methoxy-6-polyprenyl-1,4-benzoquinol methylase UbiE — protein sequence MSEFKMPETELKAGFVRENFNRIAEKYDRFNDWNSFLLHRVWKNRLVKEVEKNLGAHLKVMDLCCGTGDISVRLEHSPSVDHVTCVDFSENMLEIAKTRLQKEGEKGRVDFQVGDATQLKNFQNSQFDAVSIGFGLRNVDNLPKAIQEIYRILKPGGLFLNLDVGKVKNPFIRWAADFYFFKIVPILGYILWGGKNEMFDYLPVSSLSYPSQEKLKLILEENGFRDVRFQNFVFGNAVLHVAKKVS from the coding sequence ATGTCAGAATTTAAAATGCCGGAGACCGAGCTAAAAGCGGGTTTTGTTCGTGAGAACTTTAACCGAATCGCTGAAAAATACGATCGATTCAACGACTGGAATAGTTTTTTACTTCATCGTGTTTGGAAAAATCGTCTGGTAAAAGAAGTTGAGAAGAATCTCGGCGCTCATCTCAAGGTCATGGATCTTTGTTGCGGCACCGGGGATATCTCCGTACGTCTGGAACATTCTCCTTCGGTTGATCACGTAACTTGTGTGGACTTCTCCGAAAACATGCTCGAGATCGCAAAGACTCGTTTGCAAAAAGAAGGAGAAAAAGGAAGAGTCGACTTTCAAGTAGGTGATGCGACTCAACTGAAGAATTTTCAAAATTCTCAGTTTGACGCGGTTTCGATCGGCTTCGGTTTACGAAACGTAGACAATCTTCCGAAGGCGATCCAAGAGATTTATCGGATTCTCAAACCTGGAGGACTCTTTCTCAATCTCGACGTGGGAAAGGTGAAAAATCCTTTCATTCGGTGGGCTGCCGATTTTTATTTTTTTAAGATCGTTCCGATTCTCGGGTATATTCTCTGGGGAGGAAAGAACGAGATGTTTGACTATCTTCCGGTCTCTTCGCTCTCTTATCCGAGCCAGGAAAAACTCAAATTGATCTTAGAAGAGAACGGATTTCGGGACGTAAGATTTCAAAACTTTGTTTTTGGAAACGCCGTTCTGCACGTGGCAAAGAAAGTTTCTTAG